The following DNA comes from Camelina sativa cultivar DH55 chromosome 14, Cs, whole genome shotgun sequence.
ttcccctctctctctctctcactctcactctcacaGTTTTCTCCTTCTCCCTTTGCGTGACATTTCTTCAATTTCAGATTCCCTTCCTTTTATAATCTGAGATTCTTCATCGGTTCTATGGATCTTAATTTGACTTCGATTTGAATCCCAGTTTCGTTATCCCTcgatcgggttttttttttggatcgtCCCCAATCTAGGTATTGGCCTTTCTCTGTCTATCTGTTTCTTTTCaaatctgcatttttttttttttttttgagatttttgagatTTGGGTTCGTCTCTGGTGTAATCTGTTTATCGTATCTCTAATTCAGATAACTAAGATTCGATTTTTAAGGTATCGAGATTGAGAATATTTATGAATTGAACTCTGGATTTGGTTGGAttgagaaagttttttttttgagattggTGAATGATGATCTCTTTGTTGTCAATTTGGGATTTTGGTGTGTAGGTTTGTAGACGATGAGATAGTGTTAGGAAAGACCCAGAATTTTTGTTATTGTCTGCAATGTCGACGACGTCTTTGCAAACGATTGGTGCTATTAAGTCATATCATCACCAAGCTCAGCATTTGGTTAAGAACTATCTACTAGCTGATCCCTTTATTCCTTACACTTCTGTTCTCACCGGCATTTTCCTTTGCAAAGTGGtaaagttctcttctttttatctaCTTATGGATTCTATAGATCTGAGGAGATGCGAGATCCATGCAGTGATTGATTGAtaattgtatgttattttgTGTTTTGCAGGTGTATGATCTTTGTCATTTTATCAGCAACTCACATTCTAAGACTTTTATCATCCTCACTAAAATCCAAAGAATCGAATGGAATAAccggtttgtgtgtttttgatgattgttttttactcttttttttaagtgttgttgtgtgtggttgtttaggttttttttgaaaatcgtTTGTTCTTGTTTGGCAGGGGTATCTCAACAGTTCATGCTATATTTATCTCGGCTCTGTCcctgtattttgttttctggtcCGACCTCTTTTCTGATAGGTGGCATAATGATCTTGTTGTTTTCCGGAGCTCACGGCTTTCCTCTCTTGGTTTAGGGGTATGCACTAATTTAAATGGATCCAAAAGCTGATGTAGAGTCTATGTGAGAagaaattttaacattttattacattaatggtttttttttgcagatatcTATTGGTTACTTCATTGCTGATCTTGGGATGATCTTCTGGAAGTATCCTTCTTTGGGTGGGATCGAGTATGTAAGTCACTTTTCTTGACCAAACACTTGACTTTCATCAAGTGATTTCTCTCCAAAGATATTCAAAGTCCTCCCAAATATTCGGCTTGTTGATGTTTCACTTTCGTTTTATCAACTTGTACACCTCTGCATTGCTCAATGGTATCAATGTGTAAAGATTGCTAACACGCTTGAAACTAAGACGGAGATTGGCATATTGATTTCAGATTGTGCATCACTCGTTATCGGGGGTAGCAGTCGCCTACTCTTTGTTTTCTGGGGAAGGACAGTTGTATACCTACATGGTCCTCATCTCAGAGATTACAACACCAGAGATCAACTTGAGATGGTACTTCCCTATTTTTCCATATACCATACAAGATGTATCACATTATCAATTTCTCTTCTGACAAAAAAAGTGGATTGTCTCGGGGGTCTTATGAAGGTACCTGGACACCGCTGGTATGAAGAAGTCATTGGCATATGTTGTTAATGGCGTTTTCATCTTCTTGGCCTGGCTGGTACGTTGTTAATGGCGTTTTCATAATgattttaaaaccctaatcaacATTCGATTCATTTTGATGCTAGGCATTTATGTCTCTACATATGACTCAAATACTTTCATGTCAGGTTGCTAGAATCCTACTGTTCATATACATGTTTTATCATGTCTATCTCCACTACAACCAGGTAAAACTCATGATCCCCTTCTCCTTACTATCCAGCGGTTTTATTGTTGTGTTGATACCCTATGTCTTCAAAAACTTCCTCATGAAGTCAATACATCACAATGCTTCAAATTTCTGGATgtgcttttttttggtttatgtgatTGGGAATTACTTTGTTTTGTGGTAGGTCATGAGGATGCACATCTTCGGTTACGTTTTGGTATTCGGGGTACCAGCTGCGCTTGGTGTCATGAACTTGGTATGGTTCGGGAAGATTGTGAGAGGGGTAAAGAAAACATTAGCTAAGAGATGTGAATGTTGAGGATTGGTgagtcttcctcttcctcacaaTGTTGTTTCATcagatcatcatcttctcttcttcgtcccTCTGACATATGTCTGTCTCTCTAGTGTAAGTAGTTTTTGTCtgatggagaaagaaaaaggaaaaaaaaaccaaaaatgataCGATCCTCTGACTCTGTAAATGATCAAAAATTCAAGCCTCTCTTTACGTTTTTCAGTATACAATGTAATTCTGTTTTCAttcttatagtttttttttggttcttagggttttaatttaattacatgTAGAGTGAAAACTAGAGGAAGAAAACATTTGGtaatttttactatatttgGTTCAATTTTCTCAGTAACAAAAACTATGAATGtattaaaacaacaaatttgtatttgttgtttAGGTTATAGATGACAAATTTGTATAGATGACAAAAGATTTAAAGTTTAGGTTAGGATATAACAGTAAAATAGATAATAGCGTAGAGTTGGGTGGAACTCTAACACGTATTTAAAACCCCGCTCGTGAAGGCCATTATGTGGACTAGTTGTTGTGGTTATCGGTGGTGGCTCATAGGCCCAATCAACGAACACAATTGCACAATATGAATACTGCACTGTCACATAAACTGCGTATTCGTTTGTGTCGACATCATTGAGTtctctttttataataattagaaTGTACGGATACAAACAACGGTATGTGACtgattgtgtatttttttttagtcctgtttactttattttctgttgtttctgtaagacaaaaaaataatgttttgtttttaatttttgtgaaaaatgaATAGTATTCTcttattaagaaaaagaaatgtcaAAACCATGCGTTTTACCGGTTTTGAATCTCGGCGGTGATAGAATCCACATTAATGTAATTGTTATCATTAGTACTAAATCACGACTAAACTGTCAGACCAAGTTTATAATCGATGTAAGCACATACATTAACCATACAatctaaaaattgttttgtctGTATATCAGTCTAAGTAAACCATTTTTAATCACACGAATAGATTTTTCTATACGTATTTGATTTTCAGGTACAATTTGGTGTGTCATAAGTTAACATAGCGCACCAGTCTCTatctaaaatgtttttattttatttttattattattattgtcattATTTCAACACAGCTCACTTTCTCTGTAGAAAAGCTGCATCTGAAGGGGGGTGTGTGGGGGAGAAAAAGAGAGGCACTTTTGGCCATAGAGTACAACACTATACCACATTACATacttcacttttctttttcttttctctttcttataaacattttataattttatatcatattatattgCTTACCAAATTGGCCCATTGTGATTTATTGTTGTGACCCCCATGGGTTCCTCTTATTTCCCCTTTTTCACTAGCAAATAAAATATCGAACTATCGTGTTCATAAGATGGACCTTACGTGTGTTTATAGGATCTGCGCATTGACTATATATCTATATGAAGCATGGGTTATTCAAGTTCAACTTAGACAGAATAGTTTCCACTTTTCTTAACTACATTCTTAGAGCATATACACAATCTCTCGCCCATAAATTTAAATCTTTCAAATGAGAGactatctcatttttttttgagagactcgtttaattaaaaaatattatttatttttttgttaatacttTTTGTAAGTGAGAGACTTTGGTGGAGAGACTCACCATTGCAAATGCTCTTAGAGAGATTGAAATCTAATTAAAGGAAAATTGAAACGTGGCTTAAGTAATTCTACCTTAACCCCACTATGGTAGGATTGTTGACTATAGCTAGGGTTAACGTACGTGGGTTGTGTCTAACCCATTGTTCCATTATGCTATGGGACGGTTTCTCAATTTATTATGGTGTTTGCAAAAATGTAGGTCTAGTGAAATGAGTTAACCGCGAAGTGTACCGGTTTATAGTGTAATGAGATCACATACCATATACCAACTGTGAAATAATTAGTATGTATATTGGACAGGATGGTCCTAACCTTAGGTTTGTATCTTAACTACACTCTACACTTTGATTAACGATCATAAATCTTAGAAGCTAAAAAAGAATTAgaaggatttttgttttttttgtcactaaGCTTTTTGATGCATTGAAGAGAGAAGAATGAGAAGGGAACCAATAATACTCAATAGAATGGCCTCCACACTCTTCCCCTTCCTTTGACTGCTCTCTCTGCCCCCTTTGACCACTTTCTCTCTCACTTAAATGCTTCCCTACGCTCCTCTCTCCTACTCGTTCATCTCACGCTCCCCATCCAAAAGTTTCATAGCTTCTTCTTATTTAATTGCATGATTAGGTCCATGATTAGCTATCTACGTCGTCCTTCCAAGTCTTTTTTGGTTACACCAATGTAATTGAGTAGCATTACACTTACGTGTATACGTTAAGGCTCCATATTTTTGAACTTTAGTCACAAACTGTCTAAGTATCGTCAAGGATCTCTCTAATACGAATAGATCATGTATTTTGTATAGAATCATACATATATGTCAAGAAAGCATACATACATGTAACGTAAGTTAACTTGATAATTAGTAACAAAAGCTACGGTTTTGACCTATTACTAGCGAAGCACCTTAATTTGGTGTATTTATTGTATAGGAACATGCATACATAATCAAAATCGAAACATATAGTTTCCTTGTGGTATGAAGTCCACAGTTTAATTACCATGTACATAAGTATCACATTTCGATTTTGCATGGAATCAACAAATTTCACTTACTTAAAAAACATTTGATAgtgaaaaaacaatattaagacTTCAAATATCAATTTATGTACTCCGGTCATCACTCTCCACGATTTAATCACTTCCCTAATCAAATTAACTACATAACAATTATTCAAGTTATATATTATGGTGGACCTCCTTGATGTTGATTATTATGGCGagcagatgaagatgatgaagaagaagctaaggCAAAAATGGAGCTCGCTAGCTTATTAATGGCTTCCACTAATCCATCCATGCCTTCTCTGTTCATCTCAACACTAGATTCTTCCATCTTTAGTCTCCTCTCTTGTACACTCATCACTTCCTTATGTCTCCGATCTTGTCTCTCCTCACTCTCCCTAATCGCGTTTGCAATCACAGTCACACTTCTTGATAACGCAGCTGCCACTGtcgtctcttcttcatctctcttacTGCGTCTAGCCTCCTCCGCTTCTACACCGCCACCACTAGGACCGGCGGTTGTGGTCGGCATTGTTCTCCTTCTCTTCGCCGGAGATGTGTCTGAATACTCACTTGTATCAGAATCTGAGCTACTACTATCCTTCTTCAACAAAGTTTATTAAACATAACCCGAAACCAATTACTTGTTAATACCAATTAAAGATAAcgttatctatatatatataactaaaataatccAACTTAATATCAAGACACAACTAatgtatggttttttttttgttcttaattaagAGTTGTAGCAAATAAAAGAATAACATTAGCTTTTATACATCAAAAAGTTgcattaaaattgtaaattattttcaGGTTTAATCAGCCTAATTATTGACATAAATTACAATGtgggtttttcttttaatgtcagatttttttttttagtattctCAAATAATGAAAACTAAACTTAAGAGCAAATGCTAGAagttaagaagagagagaaagaaggtaCCTACTGTGGGCAGTATTGGCTGAGCATGAAAAGAAGGCGGTGGAGGCGGTGGCAGAAGTAGTGGTCGTGGTAACGGCTGCAGCGGCGGTGGTTGAGACGGTGGCGGAGGAAGGGATACTATAACAgcagcaggaggaggaggaggctgaTGAATGATTTGATGTACTTTTGGAACAACAAATCCTAAACCTTGTTGTTGTAACACTTTTTGTAACTGTCCACCGCCCGAACCGTTTCCACTTCCAATAGCGGCAGCAACAGCAGCGGTCACGGCGGTTGCTGCGGTGGAAGAAGGCAGCGTTTTGTTCTCAACCACTTCGAACAAAGCTTGGTATGTCTGAGGCAACATATTACTCGGcaagtttctctctttcctctcaCTTTTCTCCATCTTCCAGTACGACGGCGTATCCCCAGCAGAGGCGGCGGCAGCAGCAGCTGAAGATGAAGACGACTCAGCGGCGGTAAAAGACGATTCTACCCTTCGTCTCTCGTACTCTCTAACCTTTTTGTAGTCTCTCATGAGATTATCCCATTTGTCATTGCACTGATTCTGACTCCTCATACAGCCTTTTCTCCAACAGTAGTCTTCTATCCACTTCCACCGTAGCTCAGCTGGTTTATTACTACTACGGCTGTCTTGTTGCTGCTCCGGCGGTGGAAGGCCAATGGACCGTCGCATCCGCCTCTCGTCATCCATCTTCTTGGCTTCAATGAGGACCATGGTCTCGTTTAGAGTCCAATTACCTTTTCTGTACTCTCTCATCATAACCAACCCACCACTTTGGTcagccatgtttttttttttcttgaaataatcTTGAAAAAATCAAGAACTAGAGAGAGATTAGTGTAGAGAGAGATtagtgtagagagagagaggcttttGGTAGGTGTTGGAGAAAGGGGAGAAGAAAGGGATTGTCTTGAGGTGGGGATAGGTGTAGTGTGTGTTTAAGTTTTGGGGatagtttgatttattttcttttatgtttttcatGTGGGTGTGTGATTGAGAAGACTGGTCAAAATCTTTTTGTTGTAGTACTAAGATTGTCACCAAGTGCAATAAAAAGGACAAGTATTGCAAAATTGGGAgccaagtgaaaagaaaaacaaagtagTGTTGTAACCCATTCAttcattaattgttttttttttcttttggcaacattcattcattaatttattaaattgacccttttctcttctttttttttttatttgttttgttttttggttttaatatatatcaaaacttcATTCATTCAtgtctctctttatttctttgggGACAGGAAATCTTAGGTGTATCTAGCATTTCTAATTATGTACACAATTTCAAATAGGTGGAGTAAATGGGTCAATGTTTCATAAAATCTACTTCcctgttttttttcataaatattttaatggtaAAAACTGTGTTTTTCATAATCGCAGTAAAAATGTGTAGTATgtttagtaaattaaaatagataagaACATCTATcggtcgattttttttttcttgttgttagGTTTTCAAATCACCATTGGTACATAATTAGATACTATAAATTGTATGTATTGAAAGATGAGTAGACCAAGCTAGACGTATATATACGACAAAATGTCAAGAAACCACAAATGAGAACAATGCGATTcgatatttttaattagtttaggaccacaaatatttcataaacgGTCTCATTCAACAAGGCAAATGCATGAGTGATGTATCTGTTTTCAAACTTATAAGAAATTGGTAGATTTTGGAGGCATCCTATGTAGATCTCGTTtccattttaataaaacaaatacagtGATAATATatacatgactttttttttcaaacttcgAAAAGCTATTGGCTTTGTGTATGATTGCTTCTCATACTTTCTTTTACAAAgaaaatggattgatttgcgaTTCTCTAACTCATGTGCACGAGCTATAAGTAGAATAATTACTTTCTTTTAATGTATCTGCCTTTGAACCTTATTTCTGCGCATGCATGTATGTTAATTTGTGTAGAATACGTCAGTGCTTGATTTCCTTACgtacataattatatttagaaatcATATGTATAAAAGATTTGGAGTAAAACATGGATTAGGATTCTTATTATTGGTTCcttaacaaaatatgtatagaaatatatattcacaGATTTTTAAAAGGACACAACTTTTTAtcctttaaaattttgaaagcaTATTTGTAATGATTAAATTCTCATTTCTATCATATAATGGTAATTAGAAGAccttaaataatatttcaactaatgttcatatataaatttggtCTTCATGATTAAATTCTCGTTTTCATGAAGATTAGTCTTCTATATAAGTtatctaataacaaaaaatGCGATATTTAGAaacatataaaagtaaatattcaTGGATAGCTAAAGTATTCTTAATGTATGTAACTAGTAAATAGATATGAATTAGaacacataaatataatattgaaatttcattattttccaaAGTAGTTAGATGTCGCAgtatttaaaaactcaaaaaagtaTCATTTTCGTAAAAGTACTTTCTCAGCAACAGAAATAGATAAATtagtatatacataataatttgCGTACACTACGTAAGTTGCATTGCATGGCGAGAGGTATTATTGCATCCCATATGGAAAATACAAACAGTNTAATCAGCCTAATTATTGACATAAATTACAATGtgggtttttcttttaatgtcagatttttttttttagtattctCAAATAATGAAAACTAAACTTAAGAGCAAATGCTAGAagttaagaagagagagaaagaaggtaCCTACTGTGGGCAGTATTGGCTGAGCATGAAAAGAAGGCGGTGGAGGCGGTGGCAGAAGTAGTGGTCGTGGTAACGGCTGCAGCGGCGGTGGTTGAGACGGTGGCGGAGGAAGGGATACTATAACAgcagcaggaggaggaggaggctgaTGAATGATTTGATGTACTTTTGGAACAACAAATCCTAAACCTTGTTGTTGTAACACTTTTTGTAACTGTCCACCGCCCGAACCGTTTCCACTTCCAATAGCGGCAGCAACAGCAGCGGTCACGGCGGTTGCTGCGGTGGAAGAAGGCAGCGTTTTGTTCTCAACCACTTCGAACAAAGCTTGGTATGTCTGAGGCAACATATTACTCGGcaagtttctctctttcctctcaCTTTTCTCCATCTTCCAGTACGACGGCGTATCCCCAGCAGAGGCGGCGGCAGCAGCAGCTGAAGATGAAGACGACTCAGCGGCGGTAAAAGACGATTCTACCCTTCGTCTCTCGTACTCTCTAACCTTTTTGTAGTCTCTCATGAGATTATCCCATTTGTCATTGCACTGATTCTGACTCCTCATACAGCCTTTTCTCCAACAGTAGTCTTCTATCCACTTCCACCGTAGCTCAGCTGGTTTATTACTACTACGGCTGTCTTGTTGCTGCTCCGGCGGTGGAAGGCCAATGGACCGTCGCATCCGCCTCTCGTCATCCATCTTCTTGGCTTCAATGAGGACCATGGTCTCGTTTAGAGTCCAATTACCTTTTCTGTACTCTCTCATCATAACCAACCCACCACTTTGGTcagccatgtt
Coding sequences within:
- the LOC104743685 gene encoding trihelix transcription factor ASR3-like — translated: MADQSGGLVMMREYRKGNWTLNETMVLIEAKKMDDERRMRRSIGLPPPEQQQDSRSSNKPAELRWKWIEDYCWRKGCMRSQNQCNDKWDNLMRDYKKVREYERRRVESSFTAAESSSSSAAAAAASAGDTPSYWKMEKSERKERNLPSNMLPQTYQALFEVVENKTLPSSTAATAVTAAVAAAIGSGNGSGGGQLQKVLQQQGLGFVVPKVHQIIHQPPPPPAAVIVSLPPPPSQPPPLQPLPRPLLLPPPPPPSFHAQPILPTVGTFFLSLLNF
- the LOC104741741 gene encoding transmembrane protein 56-B, producing the protein MSTTSLQTIGAIKSYHHQAQHLVKNYLLADPFIPYTSVLTGIFLCKVVYDLCHFISNSHSKTFIILTKIQRIEWNNRGISTVHAIFISALSLYFVFWSDLFSDRWHNDLVVFRSSRLSSLGLGISIGYFIADLGMIFWKYPSLGGIEYIVHHSLSGVAVAYSLFSGEGQLYTYMVLISEITTPEINLRWYLDTAGMKKSLAYVVNGVFIFLAWLVARILLFIYMFYHVYLHYNQVMRMHIFGYVLVFGVPAALGVMNLVWFGKIVRGVKKTLAKRCEC
- the LOC104741743 gene encoding amyloid beta A4 precursor protein-binding family B member 1-interacting protein-like isoform X2, yielding MADQSGGLVMMREYRKGNWTLNETMVLIEAKKMDDERRMRRSIGLPPPEQQQDSRSSNKPAELRWKWIEDYCWRKGCMRSQNQCNDKWDNLMRDYKKVREYERRRVESSFTAAESSSSSAAAAAASAGDTPSYWKMEKSERKERNLPSNMLPQTYQALFEVVENKTLPSSTAATAVTAAVAAAIGSGNGSGGGQLQKVLQQQGLGFVVPKVHQIIHQPPPPPAAVIVSLPPPPSQPPPLQPLPRPLLLPPPPPPSFHAQPILPTDSSSSDSDTSEYSDTSPAKRRRTMPTTTAGPSGGGVEAEEARRSKRDEEETTVAAALSRSVTVIANAIRESEERQDRRHKEVMSVQERRLKMEESSVEMNREGMDGLVEAINKLASSIFALASSSSSSSARHNNQHQGGPP
- the LOC104741743 gene encoding amyloid beta A4 precursor protein-binding family B member 1-interacting protein-like isoform X1 — translated: MADQSGGLVMMREYRKGNWTLNETMVLIEAKKMDDERRMRRSIGLPPPEQQQDSRSSNKPAELRWKWIEDYCWRKGCMRSQNQCNDKWDNLMRDYKKVREYERRRVESSFTAAESSSSSAAAAAASAGDTPSYWKMEKSERKERNLPSNMLPQTYQALFEVVENKTLPSSTAATAVTAAVAAAIGSGNGSGGGQLQKVLQQQGLGFVVPKVHQIIHQPPPPPAAVIVSLPPPPSQPPPLQPLPRPLLLPPPPPPSFHAQPILPTKDSSSSDSDTSEYSDTSPAKRRRTMPTTTAGPSGGGVEAEEARRSKRDEEETTVAAALSRSVTVIANAIRESEERQDRRHKEVMSVQERRLKMEESSVEMNREGMDGLVEAINKLASSIFALASSSSSSSARHNNQHQGGPP